The following proteins are encoded in a genomic region of Marinitoga hydrogenitolerans DSM 16785:
- a CDS encoding methyl-accepting chemotaxis protein, whose amino-acid sequence MEDKKLLVPDSHKKTDVSQIKNEELKKKREEARRKAIEKARRQSHLKRQVVAENLTSSSEELLAAVEELSSSVEELSKSMMQITAGTEQISNSIHEIRAAIYQINKNSEGIKKSANDILYETDKSQVQILQSINSVGNLINSINKSIEFNKETNNNIVDLKTKSEKIIEIINTVVLIADQTNLLSLNAAIEAARAEEYGVGFAVVAEEVRNLAEISEMHAKNINIYVNDLKENMDFVMKSVENLNHFFEKQGQHGKEISEDFGILKMNFDEIKENILEEINIISTFADLSEKYLASAENVVSLSEQVSRESEEISISLQEEERTFVDISHATQNLVDISEKILNSTEDRSSIELLSASIDELFGIIDETYNGSENIKKHLSQLEKISSIFSEEMDNMNNLVVKFVDLSHKLQKMNKKYEEYLKHIFEKIKENKNKIDKLIEGMNVTNTKFSDVYSNIKKISFNFRQIEKTISKMEKMSLQINMLAVNGFIEAARSGEYGKGFNVVSNDIRNLSINAEENLETINDVLDEINENLKTSQENIYENQKRAYSEALEANSTVYVLKEMEKSLNGLLEKYRAISHSISEIVIAIEQSRKAVEQAQSAVEESFASIEEASKASSEHERGINEMMHIVKEIIDQSNDLQF is encoded by the coding sequence ATGGAGGATAAAAAATTGCTTGTTCCAGATTCTCATAAAAAAACCGATGTTAGTCAAATAAAAAATGAAGAATTGAAAAAAAAGCGTGAAGAGGCAAGAAGAAAAGCAATAGAGAAAGCAAGGAGACAATCACATTTAAAAAGGCAGGTTGTAGCGGAAAATTTAACTTCATCTTCTGAGGAACTGTTGGCAGCAGTTGAAGAATTAAGTTCAAGTGTGGAAGAACTTTCTAAATCTATGATGCAGATTACAGCTGGGACAGAGCAAATATCAAATTCAATTCATGAAATAAGGGCAGCAATATATCAAATCAACAAAAATTCAGAGGGAATAAAAAAATCTGCTAATGATATTTTATATGAAACGGATAAATCTCAAGTTCAAATATTACAATCAATAAATAGTGTTGGAAACCTTATAAACTCTATTAATAAATCAATAGAGTTTAATAAAGAAACAAATAATAATATTGTGGATTTGAAAACAAAGTCAGAAAAGATAATTGAAATAATAAACACTGTAGTTTTAATTGCAGATCAAACGAATTTATTGTCGTTGAATGCAGCTATTGAAGCAGCAAGGGCTGAAGAATATGGTGTTGGATTTGCAGTTGTTGCAGAAGAGGTTAGAAATCTTGCAGAAATTTCTGAAATGCATGCAAAAAATATTAATATTTATGTAAATGATTTAAAAGAAAATATGGATTTTGTAATGAAAAGTGTTGAAAATTTGAATCATTTTTTTGAAAAACAGGGGCAACATGGAAAAGAAATAAGTGAAGATTTTGGAATACTAAAAATGAATTTTGATGAAATTAAAGAAAATATTTTAGAAGAAATAAATATAATAAGCACATTTGCAGATTTGTCAGAGAAGTATTTAGCTTCAGCAGAAAATGTGGTAAGCCTTTCTGAACAGGTTTCTAGAGAATCAGAAGAAATATCAATTTCTTTACAGGAAGAAGAAAGAACATTTGTAGATATTTCACATGCAACACAAAATTTAGTGGATATTTCAGAAAAAATACTTAATTCCACAGAAGATAGATCTTCAATTGAATTATTGTCAGCATCTATTGATGAATTGTTTGGAATTATTGATGAAACATACAATGGATCTGAAAATATAAAAAAGCATCTTTCTCAATTAGAAAAAATATCATCTATTTTTTCTGAAGAAATGGATAATATGAATAACCTTGTGGTTAAATTTGTTGATCTATCACATAAGTTACAGAAAATGAATAAAAAATACGAAGAATATTTAAAACATATATTTGAAAAAATAAAGGAAAATAAAAATAAGATAGATAAATTAATTGAAGGTATGAATGTAACAAATACTAAATTCTCTGATGTATATTCTAATATAAAAAAAATATCGTTTAATTTTAGGCAAATAGAAAAAACAATTTCGAAGATGGAAAAAATGTCACTTCAAATAAATATGTTGGCTGTGAATGGCTTTATTGAAGCAGCAAGGTCTGGAGAATATGGAAAAGGGTTTAATGTAGTATCTAATGACATAAGGAATTTATCCATCAATGCGGAGGAAAACCTTGAAACAATTAATGATGTTTTAGATGAAATAAATGAAAATCTAAAGACATCACAAGAGAACATTTACGAAAACCAAAAAAGAGCATATTCTGAAGCATTAGAAGCAAATTCAACAGTATATGTTTTAAAAGAAATGGAAAAATCTTTAAACGGTTTATTAGAAAAATATAGAGCAATTTCACATTCGATTTCTGAAATAGTAATTGCAATAGAGCAATCCAGAAAAGCAGTTGAACAAGCTCAAAGTGCCGTTGAAGAATCATTTGCTTCGATTGAAGAAGCATCAAAAGCTTCCAGTGAACACGAAAGAGGAATTAATGAAATGATGCATATTGTCAAAGAAATTATTGATCAATCAAATGATTTGCAATTTTAA
- a CDS encoding carbohydrate ABC transporter permease, translating into MDLIKSYKTKKKIGTVILYILVIIMLIFYIFPFYYAITSSITPNSELFSRDIKLFPKHPTFKNYILVFTERPFYQNIINSVIVAGATTILSLIFGAFAGYAVARLKIPGKVLIMSMILAVSMFPQVSILGALFQILRSMKLINTYPGLILPYIALNLPLTTWILHNFFKDIPISIEESAAIDGCSKFMTLWRIIIPLSAPGLVTTGLLTFIAAWNEFLFALTFMQLPEKYTVPVAIAMFSGKTFYELPWGQLMAAAVIVTVPLVVLVLIFQKKIVAGLTAGAVKG; encoded by the coding sequence ATGGATTTAATAAAATCGTATAAAACAAAAAAGAAAATTGGCACTGTTATTTTATATATTCTGGTTATTATTATGCTTATTTTTTATATTTTTCCGTTTTATTATGCTATAACCTCCTCTATAACACCAAATTCAGAATTATTTTCTAGAGATATTAAATTATTTCCAAAACACCCTACCTTTAAAAATTATATATTAGTTTTTACAGAAAGGCCTTTTTATCAAAATATCATTAACTCTGTTATAGTTGCAGGAGCAACTACAATATTATCTTTAATATTTGGAGCATTTGCTGGATATGCTGTTGCAAGACTGAAAATACCTGGAAAAGTATTGATAATGTCTATGATTCTTGCTGTTAGTATGTTCCCTCAGGTTTCGATATTAGGTGCTTTATTCCAAATATTAAGAAGTATGAAATTAATAAATACATATCCTGGATTGATTTTACCATATATCGCTTTAAATTTACCTTTAACGACATGGATATTGCATAACTTTTTTAAAGATATTCCCATCTCTATTGAAGAATCTGCTGCAATTGATGGCTGTTCAAAATTTATGACATTATGGAGAATAATAATTCCATTATCTGCTCCTGGTCTTGTTACAACAGGTTTGTTAACCTTTATTGCCGCCTGGAATGAATTCTTATTTGCATTAACCTTTATGCAATTACCTGAAAAATATACTGTACCTGTAGCTATCGCCATGTTTTCCGGAAAAACATTCTATGAACTTCCATGGGGTCAATTAATGGCAGCTGCTGTAATAGTTACAGTTCCATTGGTCGTTTTAGTATTAATTTTCCAAAAGAAAATAGTTGCTGGTTTAACAGCAGGTGCAGTAAAAGGCTAA
- a CDS encoding HD-GYP domain-containing protein: MIRIFNIEIIKRAINIYSRTLFQNQEIFIGLAVNLEGTSFLNIFTFDNLNKEYFNNSEDVIFAVPKKMYDVFEEKRESNFKVTFSNEFSFLINNRFDDFVIKTILLPEKGKNYGFFYLISKGNFNIDKKDIFLRFISVFEKNIDAIYFNKYTKYTINAFIKNYLTLLQNHSEVLYEHTLRVSDLTGIIGALLGLDEDSLYKLQIASFIHDLGYIWFSEKVLAEYIENVDSKEKDPLISVHLKRLEEMFFGNVLMKPYVDLALNHHENMSGTGYLKKKDLSLEDNVLIIANYIDGEMVLSGKEETKSIIEHMEKNSGRLYDKNVVNAAIEALKIYYTEFDNGKFWGLILQSRTINLRYEGLGEELIELTGVIEKVMGDTLYVNVRTIEQINVGSILKVKITTKDFPLIAKAQVILKNPYGYVIKVIEKRESKKSKLKVFWSFEFLIGHKNEITPILREKLTPVMWNVLKSKMKSARCKVFGAEGIIFTIENENDIFKQDDVIMLYIEEFGEKLFVPATLISKKKLLYHSQYEAKFFELPERLQSAIYRIIFRRQSSIRTVGGVSEIYK, translated from the coding sequence GTGATTAGAATTTTTAATATAGAAATTATTAAAAGAGCTATAAATATATATTCCAGAACATTATTTCAAAATCAGGAAATATTTATAGGATTAGCTGTAAATTTAGAAGGTACAAGCTTTCTAAATATATTCACATTTGATAATTTAAACAAAGAATATTTCAACAATTCAGAAGACGTTATTTTTGCTGTTCCAAAAAAAATGTATGATGTTTTTGAAGAAAAGAGAGAATCGAATTTCAAAGTTACATTTTCCAATGAATTTTCTTTTTTAATCAATAATAGATTTGATGATTTTGTTATAAAAACAATATTATTACCAGAGAAAGGAAAAAATTATGGATTTTTTTATTTAATCTCAAAGGGTAATTTTAATATAGATAAAAAAGATATATTTCTAAGATTTATATCTGTATTTGAAAAAAATATAGATGCTATTTATTTTAATAAATATACAAAATATACTATAAATGCTTTTATTAAAAATTATCTCACTTTGCTTCAAAACCATTCTGAAGTTTTGTATGAACATACATTAAGAGTTTCAGATTTGACAGGTATTATAGGTGCATTATTAGGTTTAGATGAAGATAGTTTGTATAAATTGCAAATAGCCTCATTTATACATGACCTTGGTTATATATGGTTTTCAGAAAAAGTATTGGCTGAATATATAGAAAATGTAGATTCAAAAGAAAAAGACCCATTAATAAGTGTCCATTTAAAAAGACTTGAAGAAATGTTTTTTGGAAATGTTTTAATGAAACCATATGTTGATTTAGCTTTGAATCATCATGAAAATATGAGTGGGACGGGATATTTAAAGAAAAAAGATTTGAGTTTAGAAGATAATGTATTAATTATTGCCAATTATATAGATGGAGAAATGGTTCTTTCAGGAAAAGAAGAGACTAAAAGTATAATTGAACATATGGAAAAAAATTCTGGAAGGTTATATGATAAAAATGTTGTTAATGCAGCAATTGAAGCATTAAAAATTTATTATACAGAATTTGATAATGGTAAATTTTGGGGATTAATATTGCAATCCAGAACAATTAATTTAAGATATGAAGGATTAGGAGAAGAATTAATAGAATTAACAGGAGTTATCGAAAAGGTTATGGGTGATACATTGTATGTTAACGTAAGAACTATAGAACAAATAAATGTAGGATCTATTTTAAAAGTAAAAATTACAACAAAGGATTTTCCTTTAATTGCAAAGGCTCAAGTTATTTTAAAAAATCCATATGGTTATGTTATTAAAGTTATTGAAAAAAGAGAATCAAAAAAATCGAAATTAAAAGTTTTTTGGAGTTTTGAATTTTTAATTGGTCATAAAAACGAAATCACTCCAATTTTAAGAGAAAAATTAACTCCTGTTATGTGGAATGTATTAAAATCAAAAATGAAGTCAGCAAGATGTAAGGTTTTTGGTGCAGAAGGAATAATATTTACAATAGAGAATGAAAATGATATCTTTAAGCAAGATGATGTAATAATGTTATATATTGAAGAATTTGGTGAAAAATTATTTGTTCCTGCAACGTTAATATCCAAAAAGAAACTTTTGTATCACAGTCAATATGAAGCGAAATTTTTTGAATTGCCTGAAAGATTGCAGTCAGCGATATATAGAATAATATTTAGAAGACAATCATCAATAAGAACTGTTGGTGGAGTTTCTGAAATTTATAAATAA
- the cheB gene encoding chemotaxis-specific protein-glutamate methyltransferase CheB — translation MIFISIKVLIADDSPLTRKILKTLVESDERFKVIGMARDGIEAIEKTNELNPDVILMDIKMPNMDGLTALQYILEKKNIPVIVISSLGERHSIIAYEALELGAFDYIEKPDDLYYLKDELIKKMYAAYLFSLSEKAKKKFFAEKEISIESKEKKEIVTAVDADYYAVAIGISTGGPRTIYDVLPKLPANLNAAVFLVQHIPAQFTKTYAERLDMNCELKVVEAEENMKIKPGYVYVGRGGYHLKVRKDIDGIKILLSKTPNHLFIPSADIMMESVLEVYGNKTVGVLMTGMGNDGANAMVKIKKAGGYTIAESEETAVVFGMPAEAIRLGGTHKVLPSYNIAKEIIMKVGLRNEL, via the coding sequence GTGATTTTTATATCTATTAAAGTATTAATTGCTGATGATTCACCTTTAACAAGGAAAATTTTAAAAACTCTGGTTGAATCAGATGAAAGATTTAAAGTTATTGGAATGGCAAGAGATGGAATTGAAGCTATAGAAAAAACAAATGAATTAAATCCAGATGTTATATTAATGGACATAAAAATGCCCAATATGGACGGGCTAACCGCATTGCAATATATTTTAGAGAAAAAAAATATACCAGTTATAGTTATATCTTCTCTTGGAGAAAGACATTCTATTATAGCTTATGAAGCTTTAGAATTAGGTGCATTTGATTATATTGAAAAGCCTGATGATTTATATTATTTAAAAGACGAGTTAATAAAAAAAATGTATGCGGCATATTTATTTTCTCTTTCAGAAAAAGCAAAGAAAAAATTTTTTGCTGAAAAAGAGATATCTATTGAATCAAAAGAAAAAAAAGAAATTGTTACAGCAGTAGATGCAGATTATTATGCAGTGGCTATAGGAATTTCTACAGGTGGTCCAAGAACAATATATGATGTATTACCAAAATTACCGGCAAATTTAAATGCAGCAGTATTTTTAGTACAACATATACCAGCGCAATTTACTAAAACTTATGCAGAAAGATTAGATATGAATTGTGAATTAAAGGTTGTTGAAGCAGAAGAAAATATGAAAATTAAACCTGGTTATGTATATGTAGGTCGAGGTGGTTATCATTTAAAGGTAAGAAAAGATATAGATGGAATAAAAATATTACTTTCAAAAACTCCAAATCATTTGTTTATCCCATCTGCTGATATTATGATGGAATCCGTATTAGAAGTTTATGGTAATAAAACAGTTGGTGTTTTAATGACCGGTATGGGAAATGATGGCGCAAATGCGATGGTGAAAATAAAAAAGGCTGGGGGTTATACTATTGCAGAGTCGGAAGAAACGGCTGTAGTTTTTGGTATGCCAGCAGAAGCTATTAGATTAGGAGGAACACATAAAGTATTACCTTCATATAATATAGCAAAAGAAATAATAATGAAGGTTGGGCTAAGGAATGAACTATGA
- a CDS encoding chemotaxis protein CheW — MNYLVFSLNNQNYCISMMKIREIIKMKKITKIPLLPDYIEGLINLRGELLPIINLKKRLGYNGNYNELSKIIIINGKTPFGIMVDKTKGILNEIDSKIESESKYIDSVLKKNNKDYILLNIEKLIEIKKTNITKIELNKKTKRKIQKENLKKVMVFELNNEKYGFIINDIQEIIKYIIPNKVPKIPKYVKGIITVRDEVLPVVDLNMFLYNKKTFISEYTKLIIINVDGVKVALIVDNTYFLISTPEIKKIPLTIKENKNLKGFLKYKNMSVMILDPKFIINNNIRVLNKKSKCTKKEETIKKEKYILFELDNEKYAIEMNSIIEINKLGKITRIPNSADYVRGFMNLRGEIFPIIDLKKRFKWGKVTDITDFSRVIIVSIDNQKLGFLTNQVNEIVQMNKIEFESNNKFVMGAGDYKGDVVLILDLKKIFNKNELMNLNKKIQNITKKNEEETNEKLSNSKVVKNNKSIEMKNNKLKKSR, encoded by the coding sequence ATGAATTATTTGGTTTTCTCACTTAATAATCAAAATTATTGCATTTCTATGATGAAAATTAGAGAGATTATTAAAATGAAAAAAATAACGAAAATTCCACTTCTTCCTGATTATATTGAAGGGTTAATAAATTTAAGGGGGGAACTTTTGCCAATTATTAATCTAAAAAAACGTTTAGGATATAATGGTAATTATAATGAATTATCTAAAATAATAATTATAAATGGAAAAACACCATTTGGGATAATGGTTGATAAAACTAAAGGAATACTTAATGAAATAGACAGTAAAATAGAATCAGAATCAAAATATATAGATTCTGTTTTGAAAAAAAATAATAAGGATTATATTTTGCTGAATATAGAAAAATTAATTGAAATAAAAAAAACAAATATAACTAAAATAGAATTAAATAAAAAAACCAAGAGGAAAATTCAGAAAGAAAATCTAAAAAAGGTTATGGTGTTCGAATTAAATAATGAAAAATATGGATTTATAATTAATGATATTCAAGAAATAATAAAATATATTATTCCAAATAAAGTTCCTAAAATACCTAAATATGTTAAAGGAATAATAACAGTAAGAGATGAAGTTTTACCTGTAGTGGATTTAAATATGTTTTTGTATAATAAGAAAACGTTTATTTCGGAATATACAAAACTTATTATTATTAACGTTGATGGCGTAAAGGTAGCATTGATTGTTGATAACACTTATTTCCTTATATCAACACCTGAGATAAAAAAAATTCCATTAACAATAAAAGAAAATAAAAATCTAAAAGGTTTTTTAAAATATAAAAATATGTCGGTAATGATTTTAGATCCAAAATTTATTATAAATAATAATATAAGGGTATTAAATAAAAAAAGTAAATGCACAAAGAAAGAAGAAACTATAAAAAAAGAAAAATATATATTATTTGAACTTGATAATGAAAAATATGCTATTGAAATGAATTCTATAATAGAAATAAATAAATTAGGTAAAATTACCAGAATTCCTAATTCTGCAGATTATGTTAGAGGATTTATGAATTTAAGAGGGGAAATTTTTCCAATTATAGATTTAAAAAAAAGGTTTAAATGGGGAAAAGTTACAGATATCACAGATTTTTCAAGAGTTATAATAGTATCAATTGATAACCAAAAGTTAGGCTTTCTTACTAATCAGGTTAATGAAATTGTTCAAATGAACAAGATAGAATTTGAATCTAACAATAAATTTGTTATGGGAGCAGGAGATTATAAAGGAGATGTTGTTCTTATTCTCGATTTAAAAAAGATTTTTAATAAAAATGAGTTAATGAACTTGAATAAAAAGATTCAAAATATTACGAAGAAAAATGAAGAAGAAACAAATGAAAAATTATCGAATTCAAAAGTAGTAAAAAATAATAAAAGTATTGAAATGAAAAATAATAAGTTAAAAAAATCGAGGTGA
- a CDS encoding GAF domain-containing protein: protein MGFFSNLTFKEFDEYINDIFNRIVDKLNVDSGSLIVMNDKEDIIFKIEKNLKINVENISIGNIDKMVLEKKEPIIINDEDLENFNISKKKKDIISSIIFPLYFKDKLIGIINLNREKEKFVEKDLKYLFKERKYLLPSIYNIILLEEMHKEKERFKNYVYVMELIVETYSKTENVIDFMNEITLKLEKKYDVKIKFVEHRLPKKKGLIKIRDKYFEIKYYYEYDEEIVEKIKQFFEKILLIKHAEELNKILDNYSDLAKETLLMNFVSWDLIQEINSALTSLNLITFFFEEQYPDAADEIKKLINRIKNAVSSYKSRFYNIESIELIDLKRLLKEIEKKLVFLDPDIKFNINTYIDAFIYGSKKILLNAVLNIIVSVLKYAKFNEYKIFNVDLCKKGMFYILEIKSTFLSINFVEFEKSINISKVMLNNYHINFNYSLKEEKEILFKLEIPAKDD, encoded by the coding sequence GTGGGGTTTTTTTCAAATTTAACGTTTAAGGAATTTGATGAATATATAAATGATATATTTAATAGAATTGTTGATAAATTAAATGTGGACTCAGGTTCCTTAATAGTTATGAATGATAAGGAAGATATAATATTTAAAATTGAAAAAAATTTAAAGATTAATGTAGAAAATATTTCTATAGGAAATATTGATAAAATGGTATTGGAAAAAAAAGAACCTATTATTATAAATGATGAAGATTTAGAAAACTTTAATATTTCTAAAAAAAAGAAAGATATTATATCATCTATAATTTTTCCGCTATATTTTAAAGATAAATTAATTGGCATAATAAATTTAAATAGAGAAAAAGAAAAATTTGTAGAAAAAGATTTAAAATACCTTTTTAAAGAAAGAAAATATTTATTACCTTCTATATATAACATTATATTATTAGAAGAAATGCATAAAGAAAAAGAGAGATTTAAAAATTATGTATATGTAATGGAATTAATTGTAGAAACGTACTCGAAAACAGAAAATGTTATAGACTTCATGAATGAAATTACGTTAAAACTCGAAAAAAAATATGACGTAAAAATAAAATTTGTTGAACACAGATTACCCAAGAAAAAAGGGTTAATAAAAATAAGAGATAAATACTTTGAGATTAAGTATTATTATGAATATGATGAAGAAATAGTAGAGAAGATAAAACAGTTTTTTGAAAAGATTTTATTAATCAAACATGCCGAGGAATTAAATAAAATTTTAGATAATTATTCAGATCTTGCTAAGGAAACACTTTTAATGAATTTTGTATCCTGGGATTTGATTCAGGAGATAAATAGTGCGTTAACCTCTTTAAATTTAATTACTTTCTTTTTTGAGGAACAATATCCTGATGCTGCAGATGAGATAAAAAAATTAATTAATAGAATAAAAAATGCAGTGTCTTCATATAAATCAAGATTTTATAATATAGAAAGTATTGAATTAATTGATTTGAAAAGGTTACTAAAAGAAATAGAGAAAAAATTAGTTTTTTTGGATCCAGATATAAAGTTTAATATTAATACATATATTGATGCATTTATATATGGTTCAAAGAAAATACTTTTAAATGCTGTTTTAAATATTATTGTTTCTGTTTTGAAATATGCCAAGTTTAATGAATATAAAATATTTAATGTTGATTTGTGTAAAAAGGGTATGTTTTATATTTTAGAAATAAAAAGTACATTTCTTTCAATAAATTTTGTAGAATTTGAAAAGTCTATTAATATATCAAAGGTTATGTTAAATAATTACCATATCAATTTCAATTATTCGTTAAAAGAAGAGAAAGAAATCTTGTTTAAATTAGAAATACCTGCAAAAGATGATTAA
- a CDS encoding response regulator, whose translation MGKILVVDDDNVIRNVLKKFLEQANYEVDLAEGGIKAIEMIKNTEYDVILLDIIMEDLDGIEVLRKAKKLSPLTTVIMMTAYSSPDYVLHALTLGATDFIEKPFEPEQMLQIVKENVKRVKRWKSSLGLL comes from the coding sequence ATGGGAAAAATATTAGTAGTTGATGATGATAATGTTATTAGAAACGTATTAAAAAAATTTTTAGAACAGGCTAATTATGAAGTTGACTTGGCAGAAGGTGGAATTAAAGCTATTGAAATGATAAAGAATACAGAATATGATGTTATTTTGCTTGATATCATTATGGAAGATCTTGATGGTATAGAAGTATTAAGAAAAGCAAAAAAGTTATCTCCTTTAACAACGGTAATAATGATGACAGCATATTCAAGTCCTGATTATGTCCTTCATGCATTAACATTAGGAGCAACAGATTTTATTGAAAAACCCTTTGAACCTGAACAAATGCTTCAAATAGTAAAAGAAAATGTAAAAAGAGTAAAAAGGTGGAAGAGTTCTTTAGGCCTTTTGTGA
- a CDS encoding carbohydrate ABC transporter permease — MSTKIKIKYKKKELWLGFWLIVPALLAIFITAFFPLLKTFWDSFFSFGLRPGIPKEFIGFDNYIRLLNDTRFMTSLTNTLIFTGISVSLEFMLGLITALILNADFALRGLVRAAILIPWAIPTSVSSQMWKWMYNDQYGIISQILYNLGWLAPGTPILSGKWPSMFAILAVDVWKTAPFMALLLLAGLQTIPSELYEAARIDGASGWKQFTKITLPILKPTIAVALIFRTLDALRVFDIFYIMNKSVETLAVYNRHILMDRAFTGAWFGYGSAISVVIFLLISIFAIIYIRSLNLKFD; from the coding sequence TTGAGCACAAAAATTAAAATAAAATATAAAAAGAAAGAATTATGGCTTGGATTTTGGTTAATTGTACCTGCATTATTAGCTATTTTCATAACTGCATTTTTTCCTCTATTAAAAACATTTTGGGATAGTTTTTTCTCATTTGGACTAAGACCTGGTATTCCCAAAGAGTTTATTGGTTTTGATAATTATATTAGATTACTAAATGACACAAGGTTTATGACAAGTTTAACAAATACTCTTATTTTTACTGGCATTTCTGTTTCACTGGAATTTATGTTAGGTTTAATAACCGCATTAATATTAAATGCCGATTTCGCTTTAAGAGGACTTGTTAGAGCTGCAATACTAATCCCTTGGGCTATACCCACATCAGTTTCATCACAAATGTGGAAATGGATGTATAATGATCAATATGGTATTATTTCACAAATATTATACAATCTTGGATGGTTAGCTCCAGGAACCCCTATCTTAAGTGGAAAATGGCCATCTATGTTTGCTATTTTAGCTGTTGATGTTTGGAAAACTGCTCCTTTCATGGCTTTACTTTTGTTAGCTGGCCTCCAAACAATACCATCTGAACTTTACGAAGCCGCAAGAATTGATGGTGCTTCTGGCTGGAAGCAATTCACTAAAATAACTTTACCAATATTAAAACCCACAATAGCTGTAGCTTTAATATTTAGAACATTAGATGCTTTAAGAGTTTTTGATATTTTCTATATTATGAATAAATCTGTGGAAACATTAGCTGTTTATAATAGACATATATTAATGGATAGAGCCTTTACTGGCGCATGGTTTGGATATGGCTCAGCTATTTCTGTGGTTATATTTTTGTTGATTAGCATTTTTGCTATAATCTACATTAGATCATTAAACTTAAAGTTTGATTGA
- a CDS encoding HD-GYP domain-containing protein, with protein sequence MNYEKKYEELRMLKEELEDAYEQLEYSYKELEELNNRFVKVVDLISNISIDVSMEKYFNKILSVFVELLPEVKYGCILKKEDDVFRFISIFGHSKKLYYNIAILKEKIDEIKLIENFYYNNIKNINVIKDKIMNVEKSLVIPIKTFTLHGYIILDLVKNNFKQHQIELIRVISNIASTFFMSRELYNKQKKYLKNTAFAFLKAIDYYDPYTKGHSERVSYYATSLAKTIGKENIINDIFLASALHDIGKLSIPQTILLKKEKLTKEEYEKIKEHPIKGEELVNSFEGFERIGKIIRHHHERWDGKGYPDGLNGEEIPLESRIITIADAFDAITTTRPYRKAFAINEAISELRRSKGKQFDPYLTEEFIKFLKINSFLEEV encoded by the coding sequence ATGAACTATGAAAAAAAATATGAAGAATTAAGAATGCTTAAAGAGGAACTTGAAGATGCTTATGAGCAACTTGAATATTCGTATAAGGAGTTAGAAGAACTAAATAATAGATTTGTTAAAGTTGTAGATTTAATCTCTAATATATCTATAGATGTTTCTATGGAAAAATACTTTAATAAAATATTATCAGTTTTTGTGGAATTGTTGCCAGAAGTTAAGTATGGTTGTATATTAAAAAAAGAAGACGACGTTTTTAGATTTATTTCAATTTTTGGTCACAGTAAAAAACTCTATTATAATATTGCAATTTTAAAGGAAAAAATAGATGAAATAAAATTAATTGAAAATTTTTATTATAACAATATAAAAAACATAAATGTTATAAAGGATAAAATAATGAATGTTGAAAAAAGTCTGGTTATACCTATAAAAACATTCACTTTACACGGCTATATTATATTAGATTTAGTAAAAAATAATTTTAAACAACATCAAATTGAACTGATAAGAGTAATAAGCAATATAGCCTCCACTTTTTTTATGTCAAGAGAATTATATAATAAACAAAAGAAATATCTTAAAAATACAGCATTTGCTTTTTTAAAAGCAATTGATTATTATGATCCATATACAAAAGGGCATTCTGAAAGAGTATCTTATTATGCAACGTCTCTTGCAAAAACTATTGGAAAAGAAAATATAATAAATGATATATTTCTCGCAAGCGCTCTTCATGATATAGGAAAATTATCTATACCTCAAACAATATTGTTGAAAAAAGAGAAATTAACCAAAGAAGAATATGAAAAAATAAAGGAACATCCGATAAAAGGAGAAGAACTTGTAAATTCTTTTGAAGGATTTGAAAGAATTGGGAAAATTATTAGGCATCATCATGAAAGATGGGATGGCAAAGGATATCCAGATGGGTTAAATGGTGAAGAAATTCCATTAGAGTCGAGAATAATTACTATAGCTGATGCATTTGATGCAATAACAACAACAAGGCCGTATAGAAAAGCATTTGCTATTAATGAAGCTATAAGCGAATTAAGAAGAAGTAAAGGTAAGCAATTTGATCCATATCTAACAGAAGAATTTATTAAGTTTTTAAAGATAAACAGCTTTTTGGAGGAGGTATAA